Proteins from a single region of Weeksella virosa DSM 16922:
- a CDS encoding thiamine diphosphokinase, with protein sequence MKAALFINGQPPNFFIDLAQYDLIHCTDGAINYLTQKGIKADIISGDFDSIETPKLSYTHELISTPDQDFTDFEKALAILSERGVSTVHVYGTSGKQQDHFLGNLTAAYRFFDQMTILMFDDFGYYFFAEKKLELSGYKDRTISLYPFPVAEKVHTEGLKYPLILEDLDIHKRIGIRNKAIENLVKISYEKGALLVFILNN encoded by the coding sequence ATGAAAGCAGCATTATTTATCAATGGTCAACCACCAAATTTCTTTATCGATTTAGCACAATACGATCTGATTCATTGCACAGATGGCGCGATTAATTATCTTACCCAAAAGGGTATTAAAGCAGATATTATTTCTGGTGATTTCGATTCGATAGAAACTCCGAAACTCTCCTATACGCATGAATTAATTTCGACTCCTGATCAGGATTTTACCGATTTCGAAAAAGCATTGGCTATCCTCTCCGAACGTGGTGTTTCTACCGTACATGTGTACGGAACCAGCGGCAAACAACAAGATCATTTTCTAGGAAATCTCACTGCCGCTTATCGTTTTTTTGATCAGATGACAATTTTGATGTTTGATGATTTTGGATATTATTTTTTTGCAGAAAAAAAATTAGAATTATCAGGCTATAAAGATAGAACAATTTCTCTCTACCCTTTTCCGGTTGCCGAAAAAGTACATACAGAAGGCTTGAAATACCCTTTGATTCTAGAAGATTTGGATATTCATAAACGTATCGGGATACGTAATAAAGCAATCGAAAACCTGGTAAAAATCTCCTATGAAAAAGGTGCACTATTGGTTTTTATTCTAAATAATTAA
- a CDS encoding MFS transporter, which translates to MKKFFQMFINSYKGLSNESWMLAAVMLINRSGSMVLPFLGIYMTDELGFSIQQVGLALSCFGIGSVIGSYFGGMLTDKIGEFKVQTTSLFLSAPIFCLLIFFQTFEAIALIILVQSIISETFRPANSVAITRYAKKENITRSFSLNRMALNLGFSIGPSVGGILSGYSYNLLFIFNGVAFIMAGLVYYFYFRNRTYRNEILTVEKINNKETKDRSPYRDIPFLIFCLFCTIFSVAFFQFLNTMPIFYRDVAKLSSTMVGIVLGFNGLVIVSLEMILVNFAERKFSIKQVHVIGALLSAFAYFILGIDHAVFFIFLSMFFLSVGEILALPFMSTLTAMRAGITNKGAYMGLNGIAFSLAFIISPILCTFIAETYGFTTLWFVSASVLCFTAIGFHFIIPKMKLKNT; encoded by the coding sequence ATGAAGAAGTTTTTTCAGATGTTCATTAATTCTTACAAAGGTTTATCAAACGAATCGTGGATGCTTGCAGCCGTTATGCTCATCAACCGTTCGGGTTCGATGGTATTACCTTTTCTAGGAATTTACATGACCGACGAATTAGGTTTTTCTATACAACAAGTCGGTTTAGCTCTGAGTTGTTTTGGGATTGGCTCTGTGATTGGTTCGTATTTTGGTGGAATGCTAACAGATAAAATAGGAGAATTTAAAGTGCAAACCACAAGTTTGTTTCTCAGTGCCCCTATTTTCTGCTTACTGATTTTCTTTCAGACTTTTGAAGCCATTGCACTAATTATTTTGGTACAAAGCATTATTAGTGAAACCTTCAGACCTGCTAATTCAGTAGCTATTACGCGTTATGCAAAAAAAGAAAACATTACCCGTTCGTTTTCTTTGAATCGAATGGCTCTGAATTTGGGATTTTCTATCGGTCCTTCGGTCGGAGGAATTCTATCAGGATATTCTTATAATTTACTTTTTATATTTAACGGTGTTGCCTTTATTATGGCTGGCCTGGTATATTATTTTTATTTTAGGAACAGAACCTATCGCAACGAAATTCTTACCGTAGAAAAAATAAATAATAAAGAAACAAAAGATCGATCACCTTACCGGGATATTCCTTTCTTGATCTTTTGCTTGTTCTGTACTATTTTCAGTGTTGCTTTTTTTCAATTCCTCAACACAATGCCTATTTTCTACCGAGATGTAGCCAAATTAAGTTCTACAATGGTCGGGATAGTTCTTGGGTTTAATGGTCTTGTTATCGTTTCATTAGAAATGATTTTGGTAAATTTTGCAGAACGAAAATTCAGCATCAAACAAGTGCACGTTATAGGAGCATTACTTTCTGCATTCGCCTATTTTATATTAGGAATAGATCATGCTGTATTTTTCATTTTCCTTAGTATGTTTTTCTTAAGTGTAGGCGAAATATTAGCCTTACCTTTTATGTCAACCCTTACGGCAATGCGAGCCGGCATTACAAACAAAGGAGCCTATATGGGCTTGAATGGCATTGCTTTTTCGCTGGCATTTATCATCTCACCTATTCTCTGTACTTTTATTGCAGAAACTTACGGTTTTACGACGCTTTGGTTTGTTAGTGCAAGTGTTTTATGTTTTACTGCAATCGGTTTTCATTTCATCATTCCAAAAATGAAGTTAAAAAATACATAA
- a CDS encoding phosphatase PAP2 family protein has protein sequence MEQIILLDHEIFVYLNNLGNSSWDNFWLFITNKFTWIPLYLVLLIYLFRNTTRKQFLLCVVFITLLIVATDQLANLFKYGLERYRPCHDKTLTGKFRAVDCDHRGRFGFFSGHASNSMALAIFIGLVMKNKLRWLLAAMMVWALMVGYSRIYLGVHFPGDVLVGFLIGGLNALVFYKLYHYFLPKVIKS, from the coding sequence ATGGAGCAAATCATACTCTTGGATCATGAAATTTTTGTGTACCTTAATAATTTAGGAAACTCCTCGTGGGATAATTTTTGGCTCTTCATCACCAATAAATTTACGTGGATTCCGCTCTATTTGGTCTTACTGATTTATTTATTCAGAAACACAACGCGTAAACAATTTCTACTTTGCGTTGTCTTCATTACTTTATTGATTGTTGCGACCGATCAGCTTGCAAATCTCTTCAAATACGGATTAGAGCGATATCGTCCATGTCATGATAAAACTCTTACAGGAAAATTTAGAGCGGTAGATTGTGATCATCGTGGACGTTTCGGATTTTTTTCAGGACATGCGTCAAATAGTATGGCTTTAGCCATTTTTATAGGCTTGGTCATGAAAAATAAACTACGTTGGCTTCTTGCAGCGATGATGGTTTGGGCACTAATGGTTGGTTATAGTAGAATATATTTAGGCGTCCATTTTCCTGGAGATGTCTTGGTAGGGTTTCTAATAGGAGGATTAAATGCTTTGGTTTTTTATAAACTCTATCACTATTTCTTACCAAAAGTAATCAAAAGTTAA
- a CDS encoding DUF6929 family protein: MIENLILKTLLMVFGIGAVSGILYDDSKLYLIDDIYPNMIVYDFNNKKTTEVVLVEELQKVAVDKKNKADFESITHTNQEIFIFGSGSAKNRNDLFVIRKKDWHVERFSIEKLYQNLAKKHQIPLEEFNIEGAVIDKNTVYLFQRGNGKRKLNGVFVFPKDYLFRKENPQNRTDFHPVHLPEKKGFQYGFSDAVLHNQQIYFTATAEGALSTYHDGEVLGSIIGLIDMKSFEVHRTEMISSDLKVEGLTVKSENKNQIEFYLAYDNDSGEKKSEILTYVWKK; the protein is encoded by the coding sequence ATGATTGAAAATTTAATTTTAAAAACCTTACTCATGGTCTTTGGCATCGGTGCTGTATCGGGAATTTTATACGACGACTCTAAATTATATCTAATAGATGATATATATCCCAATATGATTGTTTATGATTTCAACAACAAAAAAACTACAGAAGTTGTCTTGGTAGAAGAGTTGCAAAAGGTTGCTGTAGATAAAAAAAATAAAGCCGATTTCGAATCGATTACTCATACCAATCAAGAAATATTTATCTTCGGATCGGGGTCTGCAAAGAATAGAAATGATCTTTTTGTGATACGAAAAAAAGATTGGCATGTTGAACGATTTTCTATCGAAAAATTATATCAAAACTTAGCAAAAAAACATCAAATTCCGTTAGAAGAATTCAATATAGAAGGAGCAGTTATTGATAAGAATACAGTTTATTTATTTCAGCGTGGAAACGGAAAAAGAAAATTGAATGGTGTTTTTGTTTTTCCGAAAGACTATTTATTTCGTAAAGAAAATCCTCAAAATAGAACAGATTTTCATCCCGTACATCTGCCAGAGAAAAAAGGTTTTCAGTACGGTTTTAGCGATGCCGTTTTGCACAATCAGCAGATTTATTTTACAGCAACTGCTGAAGGAGCTTTGTCTACCTATCACGACGGCGAAGTTTTGGGTTCGATAATCGGTCTAATAGACATGAAAAGTTTTGAGGTTCATCGTACCGAAATGATTAGCAGTGATTTGAAGGTTGAAGGATTAACCGTGAAGTCGGAAAATAAAAATCAAATCGAATTTTATTTAGCTTATGATAATGATTCGGGAGAGAAAAAATCAGAAATATTAACTTATGTTTGGAAAAAATAA
- a CDS encoding protein translocase subunit SecDF, producing the protein MRGRRLIAVFAIIFGLLCIRQLSFTWYTAKVEKEAKAIAKNPAQEQLVLDSLANDTLKLGLVNYNYHDAKNKEINLGLDLKGGINVILQVSERDLLVNLAGNKENPMLLTALDNTDRQQKTQGNVPYVDLFFQEFDKIRGGTKYASPDLFGTKANSAHVSYNASDEQVKAFIKKDIETKVATAYQVISSRIDQFGVVEPVVQRLGSEGDGRILVELPGVSDTDRVKKLLQSTAKLEFWQVVEDQQAIMALAGIGTAKYNISRDGRIVSNLGEVLMPRMSNALTVVNLKDTAVVNRVLQDKEFKTLLPANVRNYKFAWASKPLDTGVGGPKVLELFALKGKNGQNEPLIGGDKVVSASGERNAGSVTNEPVVSMQMNQEGAQEWARITDELKPNQQFPRGQAVAIVLDNMVYSAPSIRGQITGGNSQITGNFTLEEAKDLANILQAGSLPASSKIVSAEVVGPSLGQEAINSSLIAFAVAFSLVLVWMIFYYSRAGLYANVALIVNLLFLMGMLVSLRATLSLPGIAGIILTLVTGMDANIIIYERVKEELRKGRSLRQAVDFAYSWKGAFSAIFDANTTSLITAIILFIFGKGPVVGFATTFIIGIFTSTFTALFITRYFVESRLEKGKSVAFFTPFTAHWLQNIRVDLLKTKKISYAVSILLTISALVSIFTQGFDLGIEFKGGRTYTVRFDKTVDPTKIAESLGNVFVLDGEKMIPQVKTYGGNNQVKITTAYKADEDGTEIDNEIKDKLYNGLQSYLPANLSVKDFSEDNASIGLMSSAKVGPTIADDTTRASILAVSLALVAIFVYLIIQFKRWQFSAATILALAHDVIIVLGVFSLLKGVLPFNMEIDQAFIAAILTVIGYSMNDSIIILDRIRENLSVEKNRNLYDIINISTSETLSRTINTSLSTFLIVLIIFIFGGESIKGFMFAKLIGVVIGTFSSIFVASPLVYDFTKKGKMNK; encoded by the coding sequence ATGCGAGGAAGAAGGCTGATTGCGGTGTTTGCAATCATTTTTGGGTTACTTTGCATTCGTCAATTAAGTTTCACTTGGTACACCGCTAAGGTGGAAAAAGAAGCAAAAGCGATTGCAAAAAATCCTGCTCAGGAACAACTTGTATTGGATAGTTTAGCCAATGACACTCTAAAGTTAGGGCTTGTCAATTATAACTATCACGATGCAAAGAACAAAGAGATTAATTTAGGTCTGGATCTAAAAGGAGGAATCAATGTAATTCTTCAGGTATCAGAACGCGATCTTTTGGTAAACTTAGCCGGTAACAAAGAAAATCCTATGTTACTTACGGCTTTAGATAACACAGATCGTCAACAAAAAACACAAGGTAATGTACCGTATGTAGATTTGTTTTTTCAAGAATTTGATAAAATTCGAGGAGGAACAAAATATGCCTCACCAGACTTATTTGGTACAAAAGCCAATTCGGCTCATGTTTCTTATAATGCTTCTGATGAACAGGTAAAAGCATTCATCAAAAAAGATATCGAAACCAAAGTAGCGACTGCTTATCAGGTAATCAGTTCACGTATAGACCAATTTGGTGTTGTAGAGCCAGTTGTTCAGCGATTAGGAAGTGAAGGTGACGGACGTATTTTGGTAGAATTACCTGGAGTTTCGGATACCGATCGTGTTAAAAAGCTTCTGCAAAGTACTGCGAAATTAGAGTTTTGGCAAGTTGTAGAAGATCAGCAAGCGATTATGGCTTTGGCTGGTATTGGTACTGCAAAATATAATATTAGTAGAGACGGTAGAATTGTGTCCAACCTTGGCGAAGTGTTAATGCCAAGAATGTCGAACGCATTAACTGTGGTAAACCTAAAAGATACAGCAGTTGTAAACCGTGTTTTACAAGATAAAGAATTCAAAACACTCTTACCAGCAAACGTACGCAATTATAAATTTGCGTGGGCAAGTAAACCCTTAGATACAGGCGTTGGCGGACCGAAAGTTTTAGAGCTTTTTGCTTTAAAAGGCAAAAACGGACAAAACGAACCTCTAATTGGAGGGGATAAGGTAGTAAGTGCATCTGGTGAGCGCAACGCAGGTTCTGTAACCAACGAACCAGTCGTGAGTATGCAAATGAACCAAGAAGGTGCACAAGAGTGGGCAAGAATTACCGATGAGTTAAAACCTAATCAACAATTTCCTAGAGGACAAGCTGTTGCAATCGTTTTGGATAATATGGTTTATTCAGCTCCAAGTATTCGTGGGCAGATTACAGGAGGAAATTCTCAGATTACAGGAAACTTTACGTTAGAAGAAGCAAAAGATTTAGCCAACATCTTACAAGCAGGTTCTTTGCCAGCCTCATCTAAGATTGTTTCTGCAGAAGTTGTAGGGCCATCATTAGGGCAAGAAGCTATTAACTCATCGCTTATAGCTTTTGCTGTAGCTTTTTCTTTGGTATTGGTATGGATGATATTCTACTACTCACGTGCTGGTCTTTATGCCAACGTTGCATTAATTGTAAACTTACTCTTCCTTATGGGAATGCTAGTTTCTCTACGTGCAACCCTTTCATTACCAGGTATCGCCGGGATTATCCTGACCCTTGTAACAGGCATGGATGCCAACATTATTATTTACGAGCGGGTAAAAGAAGAATTGCGCAAAGGTAGATCATTGCGTCAAGCAGTTGATTTTGCTTATTCTTGGAAAGGAGCTTTCTCAGCAATTTTCGACGCAAATACTACCTCTCTAATTACCGCTATTATTTTATTTATATTTGGTAAAGGACCAGTTGTAGGTTTTGCTACAACATTTATCATAGGTATTTTCACCTCTACCTTTACAGCCCTTTTTATTACGCGTTATTTCGTAGAAAGTCGTTTAGAAAAAGGAAAATCTGTAGCTTTCTTCACACCATTTACGGCACACTGGCTACAAAATATCCGTGTAGACTTATTAAAAACAAAGAAAATATCCTACGCAGTTTCTATACTATTAACGATTTCTGCTTTGGTATCAATCTTTACACAAGGTTTCGATTTAGGTATCGAGTTCAAAGGAGGTAGAACCTATACCGTGCGTTTTGATAAAACCGTAGACCCGACAAAAATAGCCGAAAGTTTAGGAAACGTATTTGTTCTCGATGGCGAGAAGATGATACCACAAGTGAAAACGTATGGTGGAAATAACCAAGTGAAAATTACAACGGCCTATAAAGCTGATGAAGACGGAACAGAAATCGATAATGAAATAAAAGATAAATTATATAATGGATTACAATCTTATTTACCTGCCAATTTATCTGTTAAAGACTTTTCAGAAGATAATGCTTCTATTGGGCTCATGTCATCTGCTAAAGTAGGGCCAACTATTGCCGATGACACAACACGAGCATCAATTCTTGCCGTATCATTAGCCTTAGTTGCTATTTTCGTATACTTGATTATTCAGTTCAAACGTTGGCAATTTTCGGCAGCAACGATATTGGCCCTTGCGCACGACGTTATTATCGTGTTAGGAGTTTTCTCATTGCTGAAAGGTGTTTTACCATTCAACATGGAAATTGACCAAGCGTTCATTGCAGCGATTCTTACCGTTATCGGATATTCGATGAATGACTCGATTATTATCCTCGACCGTATTCGCGAAAACCTTTCGGTAGAAAAAAATCGTAATCTGTATGATATTATCAATATATCTACATCAGAAACATTATCGAGAACTATCAATACCTCGTTAAGTACTTTCCTTATCGTGTTGATAATCTTTATATTCGGAGGTGAATCGATCAAAGGATTTATGTTTGCAAAATTAATTGGGGTGGTAATCGGTACCTTCTCATCAATCTTTGTAGCATCTCCTTTGGTCTACGATTTTACTAAAAAAGGAAAAATGAATAAATAA
- a CDS encoding cob(I)yrinic acid a,c-diamide adenosyltransferase, producing MKIYTKTGDKGTTSLYGGTKVKKNDIKIESYGTVDELNSVLGLIRSYTIEQQYIDQIIHIQKDLFNLGAELATPVEKLFLANGKPRLAVRVTKNDIETLEHWIDEIEENLAPLTHFILPGGSLAASQAHFARTVCRRAERITVALAEIEEISPNLQKYLNRLSDYLFTLARILAKQENIEEVKWIPGE from the coding sequence ATGAAAATTTATACCAAAACTGGCGATAAAGGAACAACGAGTTTGTACGGTGGTACAAAAGTAAAAAAGAACGATATAAAGATTGAATCTTATGGCACTGTAGACGAACTAAACTCTGTTTTAGGTCTAATAAGAAGCTATACGATCGAACAGCAATACATAGATCAGATTATACACATCCAAAAAGATTTATTTAATCTAGGAGCTGAATTGGCCACTCCGGTAGAGAAATTATTTTTGGCCAACGGTAAACCTCGTCTTGCAGTGAGAGTTACAAAAAATGACATCGAAACACTCGAGCACTGGATAGATGAAATAGAAGAAAATCTTGCACCACTCACACATTTCATTTTACCAGGCGGGAGCTTAGCCGCATCGCAAGCACACTTCGCAAGAACAGTTTGCAGGAGAGCCGAAAGAATCACCGTTGCTTTGGCAGAAATAGAGGAAATTAGTCCTAATTTGCAAAAATATCTCAATCGACTTTCTGACTATCTTTTCACTTTGGCAAGAATTTTGGCTAAACAAGAAAACATAGAAGAAGTAAAATGGATTCCGGGCGAATAA
- a CDS encoding Sec-independent protein translocase subunit TatA/TatB, producing MMILIGFIGFQEIVVILLVSIIIFGPKKIPEIARGLGEGVRQLKNATENIKEEIMKPVEDLDPTKEIRETIDEAKKEIDTTVDEALGGSVKR from the coding sequence ATGATGATTCTTATAGGTTTTATTGGCTTCCAAGAAATTGTGGTAATTTTGTTGGTGAGTATTATTATTTTCGGTCCAAAGAAAATTCCAGAAATTGCTCGTGGATTAGGCGAAGGTGTACGACAGTTGAAAAATGCGACAGAAAATATCAAAGAAGAAATCATGAAGCCTGTAGAAGACCTAGACCCAACCAAAGAAATCAGAGAGACGATAGACGAGGCCAAAAAAGAAATAGATACTACGGTCGATGAAGCTCTTGGTGGCTCGGTGAAACGATAG